In Rhizobiales bacterium NRL2, a genomic segment contains:
- a CDS encoding transcriptional regulator: MSIRHHPAETTLIAYAAGHLDEALSAIVASHLAVCPRCRGRSRLAEGIGGELLDSAEPAALRDDALDAVLARIAGAGTETAEPAPRAGRHGVAAPLGQLLPERLSDIRWRTVGPGIRQARLGETGRDPEGLKLLKIAPGRSVPRHTHRGHEMTLIVSGSYTDELGRFQAGDIADLDGEVDHQPVSDTGEDCICIIATDAPLRFEGWVPRLMQPFVRI; encoded by the coding sequence ATGTCGATCCGACACCATCCGGCCGAGACGACCCTGATCGCCTACGCCGCCGGCCATCTGGACGAGGCCCTGTCGGCCATCGTCGCCAGCCATCTGGCCGTCTGCCCGCGCTGCCGCGGGCGCAGCCGCCTGGCCGAGGGCATCGGCGGCGAGCTGCTGGACTCTGCCGAGCCCGCCGCCCTGCGCGACGATGCGCTGGACGCGGTGCTGGCCCGCATCGCCGGCGCGGGGACCGAGACCGCCGAACCGGCGCCGCGGGCCGGCCGCCACGGCGTGGCCGCGCCGCTGGGCCAGCTCCTGCCCGAACGGCTTTCGGACATCCGCTGGCGCACCGTCGGGCCCGGCATCCGCCAGGCCCGCCTGGGCGAGACGGGCCGCGACCCGGAAGGGCTGAAGCTGCTGAAGATCGCGCCGGGCCGCTCGGTGCCGCGCCATACGCACCGGGGCCACGAGATGACCCTGATCGTCTCCGGCTCCTACACCGACGAGCTCGGCCGCTTCCAGGCCGGCGACATCGCCGACCTGGACGGCGAGGTGGATCACCAGCCGGTCTCCGACACCGGCGAGGACTGCATCTGCATCATCGCCACCGACGCCCCGCTCCGCTTCGAGGGCTGGGTGCCCCGGCTGATGCAGCCCTTCGTGCGCATCTGA
- a CDS encoding NAD/FAD-binding protein encodes MTAGLPFGSRIAVVGAGISGLSAAWLLAGNYRVTVYDRAEYAGGHANTVDVDDGGSAVPVDTGFIVYNDRNYPNLCALFDMLRVDTAPSDMSFSVSAEGGRFEYGAARPSMLFAQTSNLASPRFYRMLRDIGRFHRAGRAHLAGGGEATLGQFLDRHGFGPELVSRHVLPMGAAIWSTPAARMLDFPAAAFFRFMDNHGLLGLADRPRWRTVRGGSRAYVEALTEGFRDRVRLNTGVEAITRTPEGVRVEDRQDGVEIHDAVIMACHADEALGLIKDADGAERRVLGGFRYQRNLAVLHSDPAFMPRRRRAWASWNYLLGEDADNRAPSVTYWMNRLQPLATRRELFVTLNPADQPADGTVLRSFPYDHPVFDGEAAAMQKMVWNIQGARGLWFCGAHLGYGFHEDGIQSGLAVAEGLSGLRRPWRVDDESGRLQIPAGWPELLAARRRAA; translated from the coding sequence ATGACCGCCGGCCTTCCTTTCGGCTCCCGCATCGCCGTCGTCGGCGCCGGCATCTCCGGCCTGTCGGCCGCCTGGCTGCTGGCCGGCAACTACCGGGTCACGGTCTATGACCGCGCCGAGTACGCCGGCGGCCACGCCAACACGGTCGACGTCGACGATGGCGGCAGCGCCGTGCCTGTCGATACCGGCTTCATCGTCTACAACGACCGCAACTACCCCAATCTCTGCGCCCTGTTCGACATGCTCCGGGTCGACACCGCGCCGTCGGACATGTCCTTCTCGGTTTCCGCCGAGGGCGGGCGCTTCGAATATGGCGCCGCCCGGCCCTCCATGCTGTTCGCCCAGACGTCCAATCTCGCCAGCCCGCGCTTCTACCGCATGCTGCGCGACATCGGCCGCTTCCATCGCGCCGGCAGGGCCCATCTCGCCGGCGGCGGCGAGGCCACGCTGGGCCAGTTCCTGGACCGCCACGGCTTCGGCCCGGAACTGGTCAGCCGGCACGTGCTGCCCATGGGCGCGGCGATCTGGTCGACGCCGGCGGCGCGGATGCTGGACTTCCCGGCCGCCGCCTTCTTCCGCTTCATGGACAATCACGGCCTGCTGGGCCTGGCCGACCGGCCGCGCTGGCGCACCGTCCGCGGCGGCAGCCGGGCCTATGTCGAGGCGCTGACCGAAGGATTCCGCGATCGCGTGCGTCTGAACACCGGCGTCGAGGCCATCACCCGCACGCCAGAGGGCGTGCGCGTCGAGGACCGCCAGGACGGCGTCGAGATCCACGACGCGGTGATCATGGCCTGCCACGCCGACGAGGCGCTGGGCCTGATCAAGGATGCCGACGGCGCCGAACGCCGCGTCCTCGGCGGCTTCCGCTACCAGCGCAACCTGGCGGTGCTGCACAGCGACCCGGCCTTCATGCCGCGGCGGCGGCGGGCCTGGGCGAGTTGGAACTACCTGCTGGGCGAGGACGCGGACAACCGCGCGCCCTCGGTGACCTACTGGATGAACCGCCTGCAGCCGCTGGCGACGCGGCGCGAGCTGTTCGTCACCCTCAACCCTGCGGACCAGCCGGCAGACGGGACGGTGCTGCGCAGTTTCCCCTATGATCATCCCGTGTTCGACGGAGAAGCGGCGGCGATGCAGAAGATGGTCTGGAACATCCAGGGCGCGCGGGGCCTGTGGTTCTGCGGCGCGCATCTGGGTTACGGCTTCCACGAAGACGGCATCCAGTCCGGCCTCGCCGTGGCCGAGGGACTGAGCGGACTGAGGCGGCCCTGGCGGGTCGACGACGAATCCGGCCGGCTGCAGATTCCGGCCGGCTGGCCCGAACTGCTGGCCGCCAGGCGGCGGGCCGCCTGA
- a CDS encoding peroxiredoxin produces MTGYANLMTGDPAPWFHQRSFANPRYAFDTAAGRYIVLCFFASAGDDHAKAAIAGVRARPDLFDDTMASFFGVSADPADERGRRVAESYPGYRFLWDFDGLIGRLYGALPKEPAADTAPVVRRRWVVLDPTLRVLKVLPFRGDRGDIAELLAFLDGLPPPSRHAGVELMAPVLVLPNVFEPAFCAKLIGLYEEHGGEESGFMRERDGRTVATYDNAHKRRRDHVIEDEAVIQQARARIARRVVPEIRKIHQFEVTRMERYIVACYDAEEGGHFRAHRDNTTRGTAHRRFAVSVNLNDGFEGGEVGFPEYGPRGFRPPAGGALVFSCSLLHRVSTVTRGRRYAFLPFLYDDAAARLREANSRFLEDGQSRYRATPASEPETEGARQA; encoded by the coding sequence ATGACCGGCTACGCCAATCTGATGACCGGCGATCCCGCGCCCTGGTTCCATCAGCGCTCCTTCGCCAACCCGCGCTACGCCTTCGACACGGCGGCGGGCCGCTACATCGTGCTGTGCTTCTTCGCCTCCGCCGGCGACGACCATGCGAAGGCCGCCATTGCCGGGGTCCGCGCCCGCCCCGACCTGTTCGACGACACCATGGCCTCCTTCTTCGGCGTCAGCGCCGACCCGGCCGACGAGCGGGGCCGGCGCGTGGCCGAGAGCTATCCGGGCTATCGCTTTCTCTGGGATTTCGACGGCCTGATCGGCCGTCTCTACGGCGCGTTGCCGAAGGAGCCGGCGGCGGACACGGCCCCTGTGGTGCGCCGGCGCTGGGTCGTCCTCGACCCGACGCTGAGGGTGCTGAAGGTGCTGCCCTTCCGCGGCGACCGGGGCGACATCGCCGAACTGCTGGCCTTTCTCGACGGCCTGCCGCCGCCGTCGCGCCATGCCGGCGTGGAGCTGATGGCGCCGGTGCTGGTGCTGCCCAACGTCTTCGAACCGGCTTTCTGCGCGAAGCTCATCGGCCTCTACGAGGAGCATGGCGGCGAGGAATCGGGCTTCATGCGCGAACGCGACGGCCGCACCGTCGCCACCTACGACAACGCCCACAAGCGCCGCCGCGACCACGTGATCGAGGACGAGGCCGTGATCCAGCAGGCCCGGGCGCGGATCGCGCGCCGCGTGGTGCCAGAAATCCGCAAGATCCACCAGTTCGAGGTGACGCGGATGGAGCGCTACATCGTCGCCTGCTACGACGCCGAGGAGGGCGGACATTTCCGCGCCCACCGCGACAACACGACCCGGGGGACGGCGCACCGGCGTTTCGCCGTCTCGGTCAACCTGAATGACGGGTTCGAGGGCGGCGAGGTCGGCTTTCCCGAATACGGCCCGCGCGGCTTCCGGCCGCCGGCGGGCGGGGCGCTGGTGTTCTCGTGCTCCCTGCTGCACCGGGTCTCGACGGTGACGCGGGGCCGGCGCTACGCCTTCCTGCCCTTCCTCTATGACGACGCCGCGGCGCGCCTGCGGGAGGCCAACAGCCGCTTCCTGGAGGACGGTCAGAGCCGATACCGCGCCACCCCGGCGAGCGAGCCGGAAACCGAAGGGGCGCGTCAGGCGTAG
- a CDS encoding IMP dehydrogenase, with protein sequence MPIHAALNHKTLYDYDRKVSLSPQVIRLRPAGHCRTRIIGYSLNISPKNHFINWQQDPLGNYLARVVFPDPVDHFHVEVDLTAEMAVLNPFDFFVAEHAETYPFAYEGEEAEELEPYLDPEPAGPLLQEYLAKVDRSERHIVDFLVAVNQDLEQRIDYIVRMEPGVQTPEETLEKNRGSCRDSAWLMVQILRHCGLAARFTSGYLIQLTPDQKALEGPTGPEADFTDLHAWAEVYLPGAGWIGLDATSGLLAGEGHIPLACAAVPTSAAPITGNVSRSEVDFRHEMSVQRIYESPRVTRPYTGAQWAAIDVLGEAVETRLTQGDVRLTMGGEPTFISIDDMDGAEWSTAALGPTKRKLAYNLIQRLRKRFAPDGLQTFGQGKQYPGEPLPRWAFGLYWRGDGRPLWNEERLIAREDVDYKPTPVDAKRFIISLCERLEVDPDYVMPAYEDPLEHVQAEQGLPVNLDPDAPELQKDQDRARLARVLRQGLGNPVGYVLPLQAWQAKAGPSWITGRWPFRGEHLFLLPGDSPVGFRLPLESLPYIPPGRYPYYFPADPFSIEGPLPEPDLKRQPFRRGETAPAGEAQSAQRLPDPATQREPTEGDVGLVSKDVRTALAVEPRGGRLNVFMPPTSQAEQYLELAAACEDVAAEMDIPIHLEGYDPPHDPRLNVIKVTPDPGVIEVNIHPSASWGDLRDVTMALYEEARQSRLGTEKFMVDGRHIGTGGGNHIVCGGKSPADSPFLRRPDLLGSLIRYWQNHPSLSYLFSGLFIGPTSQAPRVDEGRDDILYELEIALAQLPGPGENAPLWLVDRILRNLLIDLTGNTHRAEICIDKLYSPDGPSGRLGLVEFRAFEMPPHAEMSLAQQLLLRALIARFWDHPYTKPLVRHGDRLRDRYMLPHYIWQDFRGVLQEMRESGIPVQDDWYAPHFEFRFPRCGDVSYRGMNIEIRTALEPWHVMGEEPGGGGTVRYVDSSVERLQVRIDGLTHPERYVIACNGRRVPLQATETAGEYVAGVRFRAWQPSSALHPTIGVHSPLVFDLIDSWNGRALGGCRYHVAHPGGRSHETTPVNAEEAEGRRLARFDAHGHTPGVAGVPVREHNPSYPHTLDLRAPVMRSDV encoded by the coding sequence ATGCCGATCCACGCGGCTCTCAACCACAAGACGCTGTACGACTACGACCGCAAGGTCTCGCTCTCGCCGCAGGTGATCCGGCTGCGGCCGGCCGGCCATTGCCGCACGCGGATCATCGGCTATTCGCTGAACATCTCGCCGAAGAATCACTTCATCAACTGGCAGCAGGACCCGCTGGGCAACTATCTCGCCCGCGTGGTCTTTCCCGATCCGGTGGACCATTTCCACGTCGAGGTCGACCTGACCGCCGAGATGGCGGTGCTCAACCCCTTCGACTTCTTCGTCGCCGAGCATGCCGAGACCTACCCCTTCGCCTATGAGGGCGAGGAGGCCGAGGAACTGGAGCCCTATCTGGACCCGGAGCCGGCGGGGCCTCTGCTGCAGGAATACCTCGCGAAGGTCGACCGTTCGGAACGCCACATCGTCGACTTCCTGGTGGCGGTGAACCAGGACCTGGAACAGCGCATCGACTACATCGTGCGCATGGAGCCCGGCGTGCAGACGCCGGAGGAGACGCTGGAGAAGAACCGCGGCTCGTGCCGCGACTCGGCCTGGCTGATGGTCCAGATCCTGCGCCATTGCGGCCTGGCGGCGCGTTTCACCTCGGGCTACCTGATCCAGCTCACGCCGGACCAGAAGGCGCTCGAAGGCCCGACCGGACCGGAGGCCGACTTCACCGACCTGCACGCCTGGGCCGAGGTCTACTTGCCCGGCGCCGGCTGGATCGGTCTCGACGCCACCTCCGGGCTGCTGGCCGGCGAGGGCCACATTCCGCTGGCCTGCGCCGCCGTGCCGACCAGCGCCGCGCCGATCACCGGCAATGTGAGCCGCTCCGAGGTCGATTTCCGCCACGAGATGTCGGTCCAGCGCATCTACGAGAGCCCGCGGGTGACCAGGCCCTACACGGGCGCGCAGTGGGCGGCGATCGATGTTCTGGGCGAGGCCGTCGAGACGCGCCTGACGCAGGGCGACGTGCGGCTGACCATGGGCGGCGAGCCGACCTTCATCTCCATCGACGACATGGACGGCGCGGAGTGGAGCACCGCCGCGCTGGGTCCGACCAAGCGCAAGCTCGCCTACAATCTGATCCAGCGCCTGCGCAAGCGCTTCGCGCCGGACGGTCTGCAGACCTTCGGCCAGGGCAAGCAGTACCCCGGCGAGCCGCTGCCGCGCTGGGCCTTCGGTCTCTACTGGCGGGGCGATGGCCGGCCGCTGTGGAACGAGGAGCGGCTGATCGCGCGCGAGGACGTGGACTACAAGCCGACGCCGGTGGACGCGAAGCGCTTCATCATCTCGCTCTGTGAGCGGCTGGAGGTCGACCCGGACTACGTGATGCCGGCCTACGAGGATCCGCTGGAGCACGTCCAGGCGGAACAGGGCCTGCCCGTGAACCTGGACCCCGATGCGCCGGAACTGCAGAAGGACCAGGACCGCGCGCGGCTGGCCCGGGTGCTGCGTCAGGGCCTGGGCAATCCGGTGGGCTATGTCCTGCCGCTGCAGGCCTGGCAGGCCAAGGCCGGTCCGTCCTGGATCACCGGCCGCTGGCCGTTCCGCGGCGAGCATCTGTTCCTGCTGCCCGGCGATTCGCCGGTCGGCTTCCGGCTGCCGCTGGAATCGCTGCCCTACATCCCGCCCGGCCGCTATCCCTACTATTTCCCGGCCGACCCGTTCTCCATCGAGGGGCCGCTGCCGGAGCCGGACCTGAAGCGCCAGCCCTTCCGCCGCGGCGAGACTGCGCCCGCCGGTGAGGCGCAGTCGGCGCAGCGCCTGCCGGATCCGGCGACCCAGCGCGAGCCGACGGAAGGCGACGTCGGGCTGGTCAGCAAGGACGTGCGCACGGCCCTGGCCGTGGAGCCGCGAGGCGGCCGGCTCAACGTCTTCATGCCGCCGACCAGCCAGGCCGAGCAGTATCTGGAGCTGGCGGCGGCCTGCGAGGACGTCGCCGCCGAGATGGACATCCCGATCCACCTGGAAGGCTACGACCCGCCCCACGATCCGCGGCTCAACGTCATCAAGGTGACCCCGGACCCTGGCGTGATCGAGGTGAACATCCACCCCTCGGCCAGCTGGGGCGACCTGCGCGACGTGACCATGGCGCTCTACGAGGAGGCCCGCCAGTCCCGGCTGGGCACCGAGAAGTTCATGGTCGACGGCCGCCATATCGGTACCGGCGGCGGCAATCACATCGTCTGCGGCGGCAAGTCGCCGGCCGACAGCCCGTTCCTGCGCCGCCCCGACCTGCTCGGCTCGCTGATCCGCTACTGGCAGAACCATCCGAGCCTCTCCTATCTGTTCTCCGGGCTGTTCATCGGCCCGACCAGCCAGGCGCCCCGGGTCGACGAGGGCCGCGACGACATCCTCTACGAACTGGAGATCGCGCTGGCGCAACTGCCCGGTCCCGGCGAGAACGCTCCGCTGTGGCTGGTCGACCGCATCCTGCGCAACCTGCTGATCGACCTGACGGGCAATACCCATCGCGCCGAGATCTGCATCGACAAGCTCTACTCGCCGGACGGGCCGTCGGGGCGGCTGGGACTGGTGGAGTTCCGCGCCTTCGAAATGCCGCCGCATGCGGAGATGAGCCTGGCGCAGCAACTGCTGCTCAGGGCGCTGATCGCGCGCTTCTGGGATCATCCCTACACCAAGCCGCTGGTGCGGCACGGCGACCGGCTGCGCGACCGCTACATGCTGCCCCACTACATCTGGCAGGACTTCCGCGGCGTGCTGCAGGAAATGCGCGAGAGCGGCATTCCCGTGCAGGACGACTGGTACGCGCCGCATTTCGAGTTCCGCTTCCCGCGCTGCGGCGACGTCAGCTATCGCGGCATGAACATCGAGATCCGCACCGCGCTGGAGCCCTGGCACGTCATGGGCGAGGAGCCGGGCGGCGGTGGCACGGTGCGCTATGTCGACAGCTCGGTGGAACGCCTGCAGGTCAGGATCGACGGGCTGACCCATCCCGAGCGCTATGTCATCGCCTGCAACGGCCGCCGCGTGCCGCTGCAGGCCACCGAGACCGCGGGCGAGTACGTCGCCGGGGTGCGGTTCCGCGCCTGGCAGCCGTCCTCGGCCCTGCACCCGACGATCGGCGTGCATTCGCCGCTGGTCTTCGACCTGATCGACAGCTGGAACGGCCGCGCGCTCGGCGGCTGCCGCTATCATGTCGCCCACCCCGGCGGCCGCTCCCACGAGACCACGCCCGTCAATGCCGAGGAGGCCGAGGGCCGGCGGCTGGCCCGCTTCGACGCGCACGGGCACACGCCCGGCGTCGCCGGCGTGCCGGTGCGCGAGCACAATCCGAGTTATCCGCACACGCTCGACCTGCGCGCGCCGGTCATGCGATCGGACGTGTGA
- a CDS encoding AMP-binding protein encodes MNAGGAGRPDYHDFMANFDPDSLVRELAGDMTALNACVECCDRHAGSGRVAVNYEGADGTSRAITFEELRDRSAQVASLLAKHGVGPGDRVSGLLPRIPELVALVLGVWRAGAVYQPLFTAFGPKAIDHRLKTSGAKVVVTDPENRPKLDEVEERPVIMTIGGHGGDVDFNAAADAEPARFEPVMRKGSDGMLLMATSGTTGLPKGVKVPLSALPAFAAYMKFGLELLPDDVFWNIADPGWAYGLYYAVTGPLLLGHQTTLHDGPFSVDSTVRIVKKLGVTNFTGAPTAYRMIAAGGGEALATMKGQIRVASSAGEPLNPELMRWWEANVGSHLFDQYGQTECAMVLMNHHGLGHDVHPGAAGLPMPGFALAVVDDEGRPVEKGRHGILAVDLKRSPYMFFEGYLGREGQDWVGDYYLTGDTVEENQDGTISFVGRSDDVITSAGYRIGPFDVESALLEHPAVAESAVVGKPDPERGEIVKAFVILTAGHDGTDALAEELRQHVRQRLGKHAYPREVAFPDSLPKTPSGKIQRFLLRKE; translated from the coding sequence ATGAACGCGGGCGGGGCCGGGCGGCCGGACTATCACGACTTCATGGCCAACTTCGATCCCGACAGCCTGGTGCGGGAGCTGGCCGGCGACATGACCGCGCTCAACGCCTGCGTCGAGTGCTGCGACCGGCACGCCGGATCCGGCCGGGTGGCGGTGAACTACGAGGGCGCGGACGGGACCAGCCGCGCCATCACCTTCGAGGAACTGCGGGACCGCTCGGCGCAGGTGGCGAGCCTGCTGGCGAAGCACGGCGTCGGCCCCGGCGACCGGGTTTCCGGCCTGCTGCCGCGCATTCCCGAACTGGTGGCGCTGGTGCTCGGCGTCTGGCGCGCGGGCGCGGTCTACCAGCCGCTGTTCACCGCCTTCGGGCCGAAGGCGATCGATCACCGCCTGAAGACGAGCGGCGCGAAGGTCGTGGTCACCGACCCGGAGAACCGGCCCAAGCTGGACGAGGTCGAGGAACGCCCCGTCATCATGACCATCGGCGGCCATGGCGGGGACGTGGACTTCAACGCCGCCGCCGACGCCGAGCCGGCCCGCTTCGAGCCGGTGATGCGCAAGGGTTCCGACGGCATGCTGCTGATGGCGACGTCGGGCACGACGGGCCTGCCCAAGGGGGTGAAGGTGCCGCTTTCGGCGCTGCCCGCCTTCGCCGCCTACATGAAGTTCGGCCTGGAGCTGCTGCCCGACGACGTGTTCTGGAACATCGCCGATCCGGGCTGGGCCTACGGCCTCTACTACGCCGTCACCGGGCCGCTGCTGCTGGGTCACCAGACGACGCTGCACGACGGCCCGTTCAGCGTCGACAGCACCGTGCGCATCGTGAAGAAGCTGGGCGTCACCAACTTCACCGGCGCGCCCACCGCCTACCGCATGATCGCCGCCGGCGGCGGCGAGGCGCTGGCGACGATGAAGGGGCAGATCCGCGTCGCCTCCAGCGCCGGGGAGCCGCTCAACCCCGAACTGATGCGCTGGTGGGAGGCCAATGTCGGCAGCCACCTGTTCGACCAGTACGGTCAGACCGAATGCGCCATGGTGCTGATGAACCATCACGGGCTCGGCCATGATGTCCATCCGGGCGCCGCCGGGTTGCCCATGCCGGGCTTCGCGCTGGCCGTGGTCGACGACGAAGGCCGCCCGGTCGAAAAGGGGCGGCATGGCATCCTGGCGGTGGACCTGAAGCGATCGCCCTACATGTTCTTCGAGGGCTATCTGGGCCGCGAGGGGCAGGACTGGGTCGGCGATTACTACCTCACCGGCGACACGGTGGAGGAGAACCAGGACGGCACCATCAGCTTCGTCGGCCGCTCCGACGACGTCATCACCTCGGCCGGTTACCGCATCGGCCCCTTCGACGTCGAAAGCGCCCTGCTGGAGCACCCGGCGGTGGCCGAGTCGGCGGTGGTCGGCAAGCCGGACCCGGAGCGCGGCGAGATCGTCAAGGCCTTCGTCATCCTGACCGCGGGCCATGACGGCACCGACGCGCTGGCCGAGGAACTGCGCCAGCACGTCCGCCAGCGCCTCGGCAAGCACGCCTATCCGCGCGAGGTCGCCTTCCCCGACAGCCTGCCCAAGACGCCGTCGGGCAAGATCCAGCGCTTCCTGCTCAGGAAGGAATAG
- a CDS encoding RNA polymerase subunit sigma gives MAAPEIDGVALLARVAEARCRLSFADLFGHFGPRIKGFMMRSGASEDLAEEVVQETMVTVWTKAHLFDPVKAGASTWIFTIARNKRIDLIRRRNRPEPDPNDPMFVPDPPESGIETVTRKQDERRIRQAISELPPEQAQIVMLSFFEELPHSAIAERLDLPLGTVKSRLRLAFRKVRDSVGEDS, from the coding sequence ATGGCCGCACCGGAGATCGACGGCGTCGCGCTCCTGGCGCGGGTTGCCGAGGCGCGGTGCCGGCTGAGCTTTGCCGACCTGTTCGGCCATTTCGGTCCGCGCATCAAGGGTTTCATGATGCGCTCCGGCGCATCCGAGGATCTGGCCGAGGAAGTGGTGCAGGAAACCATGGTGACCGTCTGGACCAAGGCGCATCTGTTCGATCCGGTGAAGGCCGGCGCCAGCACCTGGATCTTCACCATCGCCCGCAACAAGCGCATCGACCTGATCCGCCGCCGCAACCGCCCGGAGCCGGACCCGAACGATCCCATGTTCGTGCCCGACCCGCCGGAGAGCGGCATCGAGACGGTGACCCGCAAGCAGGACGAACGGCGCATCCGCCAGGCGATTTCCGAACTGCCGCCGGAGCAGGCGCAGATCGTGATGCTGTCCTTCTTCGAGGAGCTACCCCATTCCGCCATCGCCGAACGGCTGGACCTGCCGCTCGGCACCGTGAAATCGAGGCTGCGGCTCGCTTTCCGCAAGGTGCGTGATTCCGTGGGAGAGGATTCGTGA